Proteins from a single region of Acidiferrobacteraceae bacterium:
- a CDS encoding dienelactone hydrolase family protein, whose protein sequence is MSKLAAVQEIAIPLEGQDHAGLLGVPDGAHGIVVFAHGSGSSRLSPRNNYVAEVLRDAGMATLLFDLLTETEDRDYERRFDIGLLTRRLAEATRWLQKQDTTRDLAIGYFGASTGAAAALQAAAEPDSPVVAIASRGGRPDLAGDALARVRAPVLLIVGGNDDVVIELNRKAAAALHALHELVIVPGATHLFEEPGTLEKVAALAGDWFLNHFPHES, encoded by the coding sequence ATGAGCAAGCTTGCCGCAGTGCAGGAGATCGCGATCCCGCTGGAGGGGCAGGATCACGCCGGGTTGCTGGGAGTTCCCGATGGCGCCCATGGCATCGTCGTGTTTGCCCACGGCAGCGGCAGCAGCCGCCTCAGTCCGCGTAACAACTATGTGGCCGAGGTGCTGCGCGATGCGGGCATGGCAACCCTGTTATTCGATCTCCTGACCGAAACCGAAGACCGTGATTACGAGCGGCGTTTCGATATCGGGCTGCTGACGCGACGCCTCGCGGAAGCAACCCGATGGCTGCAGAAACAGGACACCACGCGGGATCTGGCAATCGGCTATTTCGGCGCCAGTACCGGCGCCGCAGCGGCGCTGCAGGCGGCCGCCGAACCCGATTCGCCCGTGGTTGCCATAGCCTCCCGGGGCGGGCGCCCGGATCTGGCGGGCGATGCGTTGGCGCGTGTTCGTGCGCCGGTACTTCTGATCGTTGGTGGCAATGACGACGTGGTGATCGAACTGAACCGGAAGGCCGCCGCAGCCTTGCACGCGCTCCATGAACTGGTGATCGTTCCCGGCGCAACCCACCTGTTCGAAGAGCCCGGTACCCTGGAGAAGGTGGCGGCCCTGGCCGGAGACTGGTTTCTGAACCACTTTCCCCACGAATCATGA